In one Diceros bicornis minor isolate mBicDic1 chromosome 2, mDicBic1.mat.cur, whole genome shotgun sequence genomic region, the following are encoded:
- the CNBP gene encoding CCHC-type zinc finger nucleic acid binding protein isoform X1, whose amino-acid sequence MSSNECFKCGRSGHWARECPTGGGRGRGMRSRGRGGFTSDRGFQFVSSSLPDICYRCGESGHLAKDCDLQEDACYNCGRGGHIAKDCKEPKREREQCCYNCGKPGHLARDCDHADEQKCYSCGEFGHIQKDCTKVKCYRCGETGHVAINCSKTSEVNCYRCGESGHLARECTIEATA is encoded by the exons ATGAGCAGCAATGAGTGCTTCAAGTGTGGACGATCTGGCCACTGGGCCCGGGAATGCCCTACTGGTGGAGGCCGTGGTCGTGGAATGAGAAGCCGTGGCAGAGGTGGTTTTACCTCGGATAGAG GTTTCcagtttgtttcctcatctcttccAGACATCTGTTACCGCTGTGGTGAGTCTGGTCATCTTGCCAAGGATTGTGATCTTCAGGAGGATG CCTGCTATAACTGCGGTAGAGGTGGCCACATTGCCAAGGACTGcaaggagcccaagagagagcgAGAGCAATGCTGCTACAACTGTGGCAAACCAGGCCATCTGGCTCGTGACTGTGACCACGCGGATGAGCAGAAGTGCTATTCTTGTGGAGAATTTGGACACATTCAAAAAGACTGCACCAAAGTGAAATGCTATAG gtgCGGTGAAACTGGTCATGTAGCCATCAACTGCAGCAAGACAAGTGAAGTCAACTGTTACCGCTGTGGCGAATCAGGGCACCTTGCTCGGGAATGCACGATTGAGGCTACAgcttaa
- the CNBP gene encoding CCHC-type zinc finger nucleic acid binding protein isoform X2, whose amino-acid sequence MSSNECFKCGRSGHWARECPTGGGRGRGMRSRGRGFQFVSSSLPDICYRCGESGHLAKDCDLQEDACYNCGRGGHIAKDCKEPKREREQCCYNCGKPGHLARDCDHADEQKCYSCGEFGHIQKDCTKVKCYRCGETGHVAINCSKTSEVNCYRCGESGHLARECTIEATA is encoded by the exons ATGAGCAGCAATGAGTGCTTCAAGTGTGGACGATCTGGCCACTGGGCCCGGGAATGCCCTACTGGTGGAGGCCGTGGTCGTGGAATGAGAAGCCGTGGCAGAG GTTTCcagtttgtttcctcatctcttccAGACATCTGTTACCGCTGTGGTGAGTCTGGTCATCTTGCCAAGGATTGTGATCTTCAGGAGGATG CCTGCTATAACTGCGGTAGAGGTGGCCACATTGCCAAGGACTGcaaggagcccaagagagagcgAGAGCAATGCTGCTACAACTGTGGCAAACCAGGCCATCTGGCTCGTGACTGTGACCACGCGGATGAGCAGAAGTGCTATTCTTGTGGAGAATTTGGACACATTCAAAAAGACTGCACCAAAGTGAAATGCTATAG gtgCGGTGAAACTGGTCATGTAGCCATCAACTGCAGCAAGACAAGTGAAGTCAACTGTTACCGCTGTGGCGAATCAGGGCACCTTGCTCGGGAATGCACGATTGAGGCTACAgcttaa